TGACGGCCGGAGAGTGCTGGGTCGGGGCAGGTTTTGCGGAAGGGTCTGGAGACCCGAGGTGCGGGCAGCGAGGACGTGCGGGCGGAGATCCGAGGCACGGGCAGCCGAGCCCGGGGACCCACGGCCAGTCCCCGGCCTCAGTTTCCCGGGGTGCGGCGTGGGCGCCCCCCGAGCCACGTGCTCTCCGGCCTCCACGCCGTCCCGACGCGGCGCCCTTGACGGACTGGGAGAGAGGCCCGGAGCCTGAGCGCCCGCACCTTTCTGCAGGTTCCGATGGCGGCGGCGCAGACAGACCCGGCGCAGGTGAGTAGCGGGAACCCCAGGCCCCCACCCACCCGGATGCCTCCTCCATGGCCCCGGGCCCCGAGCCCCGATCGAGGGAGGCACTTTACCTGGACGTCTTGTCTTCCCCTCGCGCTTCGTCCTAGGCCCTGCTGTCCCGGTCGGTTGGGAGTGCACGCGTGGGATCCCCACTTCTGGCAGCTAAGGGGGTGAGGTGTGGAAGGAAGTTCCAAGGGGAGGGTCCCCCGTCTGCAAAAGCTGGGAGGGAAGCCTGAGTGTAGGCGCTTCCGGAACTGAGCTGCTCGGCGGGGAGAATATATGTATGTCTGAAAGGGCAGGCCGAGGAGTTAAGACTATCCCGAGGGCACCGGGAGACTGGACATGCTTTAAGTTACGATTTTTTAGGGTATTCCACCTATTGTTGAGCGGAGAACAGAAGCAGAGGGGCGTGGCGGTATGCAGGGAGGAGGCTGCTGCCACAGTCCGGGCAGTGCAGGTGCGAAAAGCCGTTGGATTCTGGATAGATATGCTGATGCATCAAGTGCGGGGTGTGCGGGAGTGTCCTGAGTGAAGGGCCATTCTAAGGTTTTCCGCCGGAGCACCCAAAAGAATGGAGCTGCCTAGCACTTTCACAGGTCCTCCCCCAGGCAGTGGGGCCAGGATTTGGTAGCTGGTGCTGAAATTGAAAACCCTTGATTGTATCCTTGCCCTGGGACTGTGCCAGTGGCAACTGTCACTCAAtgggacagagaaaaaaagaacggAGCTGCTGTAGACAAAATTAGGAATCTGAAGGGAAAGTAGGTTTCAGGGGGAAATTGGGAAGAGTCTGTGCTGTCTCAGAGTGGAGGTGTCACATGGACCTGGAATTGTAGATGTCCAAGGACAGAGTCCTGATGTTCTGAGTGAGGTAGAGCCTGGGAATCAAACTTAGGAAGAGGGCATCTCACAGACTCAGCCAGGGGTAGGCATGGGCAGTTAGGGCTCTAGGGAGATGAGGAGTGGCTGGCAGTCCCTGGAGCTCTCAGGGGAAGTCTGGCAGGTGGCTGAGGGAAGGGAAGGTGGCAGCCAAGTGAGGAGGAAATAGAGGGGGCCTGGctatggagggaggagggaaatggCTTCTTGTGTGCCCACCAGATCCTTGGGGCCACCCCTGTGGCAACTGGAGGGGATCAGCCAGTCCTTCAAGTTCAAAGAGCAGCCTTGAAATGTCAGGCAAGTTCAGCAGGAGAGGGCATCCCTACAGGGATGGGCATGTCCTGGGGGCTCTGCAGCTGGAACTTGTACAGTTACGTATGCAAGAGCAATGAGGGCACCTTTGGGGAGGCTCAGCTTGTGCAAAGGCTGGAGAATGAGTGGACGCCAGGGGCTGACCTTGGTGTGGCAGCCAGCAGAAGGCCAGGGGCTTCCCCTGGCTGCCCTGTGTAGAGTGGCCAGGTGGCGTTAAAGAGGCATCTATGGCCTAGATGgggaaggtggaggggagggtccAGACAGGTGAGGGAAGTCCCGTCTGCAGAGCCTTGGGGGAGGAGGCTGAGCACCTGAGGGACGTGAGCGGAGGTGGTCTTTGGGGCAGGGAGCTGGGTCTCGGTTCATACGGCTATAGCGTAGATCATGTCCATCTTCCAACTCTTGTAGGGCCTGATGGCCTTTGAAGACGTGGCTGTGTACTTCTCCTGGGAGGAGTGGGGGCTCCTGGATGCAGCCCAGAGGGCTCTGTACCGCTGTGTGATGCTGGAGAACTTCACCCTCCTGGCCTCGCTGGGTAAGCCCTGGGTCCTCCATGGGGAGCTCATCTGTTGCCAGGCTAGGCTGCCAGCACTAACCTCTTACCACCCGGCGGCCAGTGAGCAGCCACATGTCCTCTGGCTGAGTGTCCCTGTTAGCTGTGGTGCCTCTGTGCTCAGTCCCCTTCTGGTGCTGCCAACACGGTTCTCCTCACAGGAACCATCGAGCTGCTCCGAGAGCCCTGCCCTGTGATGCGACCTCGGGTATCCTTGGTTGCACAGATGATGCCGTCCGTGGCCCACGAAGCCCTGACTCCTGCCATCTGCCAGGGTTGACCCCTCACTTGCTTGTCTTCTCTCACAGGACTCTCTGTCTCCCGACCCCGCGTGGTCATCCAGCTTGAGTGTGGCGAGGAGCCCTGGGTTCTCAATGGGACAGATGTGACCCTGGCCAGGAATGCCCAGAGGAGGCCGAGCCCTGGTGAGTGGGGGCTCAGGGGTGTGAGCTTGGGGCCAACCTATGGCCAAGCTTCCGTCCACCTTCCCTCCTGGACGCTCTCCTCTCCAGCTTCCCACCCGACCGATTCCTTTCACCATCAGCCTCTTCTGGAGGCTCCGGCTTTGGCTGCCCTTGAAGGGGAGCTCCAAGGGCCACCCCCAGGCCATGGTGAGACCTGCTCAGAATCCCACCCTCAGGCAGTCTGTGTGGCCTCAGACCCTGCCCGTCTTCCCTCACCACCTCATCTGTGGGGCCGTTTGTTCACGTGTTCATTGTTGAGCACTTGCAGTGGCCAGTCCCGTTCccggcactggggacacagcctTGCCCAGATCACTCCTGGTCCTGCCTTTGTGGGGTTGACCCTGCTAGGGGAGAGGCAGTCAGTAAGCAGAGTTGGTGAGTAAAATCTGTTACATCAGGTAGCCATCAGTGTAAGGGGCAAAGCCGCCTGGGGGGTGCCCTGGGACGGGCTCCGTGCAGGAAGGGAGTCCGGCCCCTGCTCCTCTCCCCAGCTTCCACGCCCGGTCCTGTGGGCCCCCTTGCCTACCCACGCGGCCTGTCTGGGAGGACCCAGGCGTCCACCGTTTCTCCTCCTTCAGGTTCCCCTCATCTGGCAGAGGACAGAGATGTTTCTGGAGAAGCAGCATTGCCAGGGGCCTTCCAGGACGGCCCCCCTCTGGCACCGACTAGGGTTCTCCCCAGCGCTGGTGCCTCTGAGCGTGGGAAGAGCCTGGAGGGTCGGCGCGGCGTGTCCCCCTCTCGGGAGAGGAAACCCACAGGGGTGTCTGTGATCTACTGGGAAAGCGGTGAGGCCAGCGTCAGCCTGCGGCTGACCTCTTCTCTGCGGGCCCCACCCGGGGGGAAGGCCCTCGCGCCAGGCAAGCAGCCGAGGGCGTCGGAGCGGCAGAAGCTGTACGCACGCGAGGCCCCGGGGAGAGCGTTCCCGGGCGCCCCAGAGGCTCAGGGGGCCCGAGGCATGGGTGAGGCTTGGCGCGAGCCTCAGAGGCTGCTCGCTGTCCCAGAGCCCCCGACCTGGGCCGAACTGGGCGAGGCCCTGCACGCTGGCCCCGGCCTCCTCTCTGGGGAGAAGCCCTTCGAGTGCAGGGCGTGCAGCAAAGTGTTCGTCAAGAGCTCGGACCTGCTGAAGCACCTGCGCACCCACACCGGGGAGCGGCCTTACGAGTGCGCGCAGTGCGGCAAGGCCTTCAGCCAGACGTCGCACCTGACGCAGCACCAGCGCATCCACAGCGGAGAGACGCCCTACACCTGCCCGGCCTGCGGCCAGGCCTTCCGGCACAGCTCCTCGCTGGTGCGGCACCAGCGCATCCACACGGCCGAGAAGGCCTTCCGCTGTGCCGAGTGCGGCAAGGCCTTCAGCCACCGCTCCAACCTCAGCCAGCACCGCAAGATCCACGCCGGCGGCCGGCCCTACGCGTGCACGCGCTGCGGCCGCAGCTTCTGCCGCAACTCGCACCTGATCCAGCACGAGCGCACGCACACGGGCGAGAAGCCCTTCGCCTGCGCGCTCTGCGGCGCTGCCTTCAGCCAGGGCTCGTCGCTCTTCAAGCACCGGCGCGTGCACACCGGCGAGAAGCCCTTCGCCTGCGCGCAGTGCGGCCGCGCCTTCAGCCACAGCTCCAACCTCAGGCAGCACCGGCTGCTGCACACGGGAGAGCGGCCTTTCCGTTGCTCGGACTGCGGCAAGGCCTTCGCCAAGGGCGCCGTGCTGCTCAGCCACCGACGCATCCACACGGGCGAGAAGCCCTTCGTGTGCGCGCAGTGCGGCCGCGCCTTCCGCGAGCGCCCGGCCCTCTTCCACCACCAGAGGCTCCACACCGGTGAGAAGCCAGCGCGGCGGCCCCGGGCCGGCCCGCTCCCCCAGGCCAGGCCTCCTTCGGGGGCGTCGTCCGAAGGCACACTGGGGAGGGAAGCCGGGCCCACTGCCGCCTCGGGCCCAGCCACGGTTCCGAAGACGGCTGAGCCGTGAGGTCGCAGCCCTGACCTTCCCCCGCCTGTTACGAGTCCCTTCCATGGGCACGGGGCCCCACCCTCTGCAGAGCCAGGCTGTGGAGCAGCTCTGCGCGTGCGCTGCCGTTCCCCCTGCACGTGGTGACAAGATCTGCCTCTTGTCAGCCCCAGCTCACTCCTCCGGCCCCAGGCGGTCGCGCTGCACAAAGGTCAGGGGGAGGCCGGCACGGTGCTGCCAGCTCGCCCATATTTTGACTGTGCGCGCGAACGGGAAGCACTGCGGTGGGGCGGAGGTGGTCCTGAGAACTTTCTGAGGTTTACGCCCAGCCTGCAGGGTCTGTGTGGAacctctccacccccacccccagcgtATTCCCCCAGCCCTCGGTTCATCCAGGGCTTCCTGGGAACAGGCCCAGAAGACAGGATGTCATGGGGGCGGCAGGTACTGGCTTCGGACAAGTGGCTgggctctgagcctcagctccctccTCTAGGGGAGAGAAAAGATTCAGCCCTGCAGAGGGCATTTGCAGCACCCTGACAGGCAGCATCTTGATAAGGGCCATTACGTGCCAACCGCCAGCGCCCGTTCGGAGCGCTGCACAGCTTCTCCTGACAGCTCTGTGAGGTGGCTGCTGTGGCTGGTATCCCCACGTCtctgatgaggagactgaggcacagagaggggacgTGATTTGCACAACAGCAGGGCCACTGGCCCAGCATCCAGAGAGCTCACCACTTTACGCCCACACTTAGCCTGCCAGCTCTGAGGGCCGGGTGAGGCCTGCCTGGCTCCCTGCTCATGGCAGACCctcaggaggtggaggagggtggaggcGGGAAGTCCCCGGGTGAAGGACGGAGATTGAGAGTGATGCTTCCCCAGCTGTGCTGGTGCGTTCAGAGTGTGGTCCAAGCCCCAGCTTCGGCCGCGTCCTGTCGTTACCAAAGTCAGCGATACAGGAGCCTTTCCATCCCCACTGCCTTGACTGGAGGGGACCATAACAACAGGTGCAGAGGAGACAAATGGGGCTGCTTGGTTCTCTGGGGTCCAGTGGCCACGTGCCTGCCATTACCTAAGGCTGTGTGTGGCGCCCTCCCAAGATCCCCTCCCCAGTGTGACATAACCCACAGGGTGGGGACACTGAGGCAGACAAGTTGGGTGGGGGCCTGGTTGGCTTCTTGTGGCCTTCAACAGACCAGCCCCATCTCCACCTTGGGCCTCACCCGCAGGGAAGTTAATGGTGTTTTCACTGGGGGTAAAAAAAGACTAGAACTTACGGCTTGGAATGGATGTACATTGTAAATTCTCGCACGGCACTGTGTAGGTCCACAGCCTCAGCCTCCAGGTCACGGTTCAGAAGGTTTTAACAAGACAGAGTCCAGAGAGGCTCTCTAAtaaaggtttctttttaaaaacatgtgagTGGTAGCAGCCTGAAACCGGTGTCATCCCAGCACGATGCAAACGTGTCATCACACAGCTGCAGGGACTTGGCTTCAACCCTGGTCCCTTTGAGAGGCCGCAGGGTAGAGGTGCAGCCTGTCTGCGGCCCACCGGAGGTCTGTGTCCCCTTGGCAGCCAGGAGACCTGGGCAGGGCGGGGCTGCCCCAAGCAGCAGCTCTGCTGGGACATGAGCCTTTGTGGATCCAGGCCCTGGAGTCTGAGGCAGGGGGCACATGTGGAGACCCGAAAGGTCGACCCCAACCCAGTGGGTGCTCCAGTTCAATCACCTCAAAGACCTCGCAGGTATCTGCCATTACCAAAGAGCAGAGACATGACACCCCCAACTCTCCACCTGCCAGCAGGTTCCACCCCTGAAACCTCACAAGTTCCTGCAAGGAAAGgagacatgggggtggggagaatagTCACACAGGGCCAGGCTCCCCAAGCCTCCTCAAGGGCAGGTCCCCCGAGCCATTGTCCACCCCTCTGGGGGCCCATCCTCTCTCTGACCTGGTCCATGCCCTGGCCTTGCCCTATTTCATCTTCCCCCAGGCTGGCCCCCATGAGGGATTCTTGAGCAGCTCACTTCAGGGTCAGTGTGGATGGCTATGAGATGCAGACAAACCCCACAGAGCTTACAGAAGGCTATTGTAGGGAGCCCATGGGATTCAGGAGCAAAGGAATGTTGAACATCAAGTGGATGCCCAGAGAGTCACTTGCAACCTTTTTTGCATCTTGGACAGAAGCTGGGCCTGGTGCTCTATCCTGTCTCCCCACCAGCCTCCTCCCTGCTTCACTGAGCCTTTCCTGCCTGTGTGCTTGGCCCTTCCTATCCCTCCTTTCCTCCACCCTCTCGagcccaccctcccagcaccagcGGTGGTCAGAGGCTCCAGCCCTGTTCCTGTGGGAACAGCAAGCATGAGCACCCGCCTTCCCCCATGTCTTGGCCCCTAAGTTGTCCTCCCCCAAACCTTTTTGGTCATGTTGGGCCACGTCCTGCCAGGCTGACCCTTCCACTCAACCGTGAACGGGTCATGACTATAAAAAGTATCCGTGGGCTTTCTGGGTCAAGATGATGGACTGAACACATGCATCTCACTTGGTCCAGAAGCCCACTGAAACCACAGAGAGCATTTAAAGCAAACCCTTGAGAATTcactagcggtccagtggttaggactctgtgcttccactgccgggggctcgggttcgatccctggttggggagctaggattCCACAAGCGGcacggccaataaataaataaattaaattaactaTAACACAAACCTACAAATATGAGGATGGTAAAAGAGGAGGCAAAGGCATTCTGAAGCTAGAAgttgttgggggtgggagagctgTCACTGATTTGGGGAAAGCCAAATACTGAGTTGGCGCTGGCAGAAGTGGAAGGAGATCCCATCAGGCTTACGCTGCAGAATTCCAGAAGGCTTGAAAACCAGCAGACCCCTGGAAGGGGAGACCCAAAACAAAGATGACTGAGTGGGAGCTCCTGGAGAAGCTGTCAGAGCTCCAGCTCTCCCCACAGGGTAGATGGTGGAAGAGTCCTTTCTGGGGAATCCGAACAGTCCCAGAGAAAAAATCAAATCCCTGGTAGCCAGGGATTCCTAGGTATTAGAAGAAACCAAAACAGGCAGGCAGATGCACCTTAGGGTcgaataaataagtcatggttcAGCCATTTGATGTGTGGAAGCAAAACACCCTGACCCACagtcagattttaaaaacaataacatcgtctactgatttaaaataaaaataaaggtcaCCCTTACTAGTTCTGGTCCCCAAAGTAAATAAAAGGCTGAACACGTCCCATAATTCTGGACAAAAACCTCCAGCCCTCACTTTGCAGTACTGATCTAGCTGAAGGTATGTCTGAGACTCTGAGGGTATAAATCATGGAACAGTTTCGTCAGGAGATGGGTGCCTGCTGTCCCCGCATATCTGCAGGGCGCTCAGCAGTGGTCGAATGAAGGACCCCAGCACCATCCTCGCTGGAGAAATTCCCGGGGATGGCGGAGAAAGCCCATGGGTTAGGTCAGCCTTCCCGGTAGGTCCCTGCTTCCTCCTAGGACCCTCGGGAGGCGAGTCTCGGCGAAACAACACTCCCCCAGACCGCGACTTCCGGCCTCCGGGGAGGGCAGGGCAACTCTCGGGCCGTTGTCTTGGAAACAGCTGGAGCAGGTTGGTTGTGCTCCAGGAGTTACCAAGGCGTCCCCCGGGCGACCAGAAAGAAGCCTCAGGTAGGGCGCTGGGGGAGGAGCCTAGGCGGAGCGCGAACTCTGATTGGCCGAAAAGTCACGCTCCTCCCCATCCGTCACCTCCTGCCAATAGGCGCCGGGCCTGTTGTGCACATGCGCAGGATTCGAAGGTACCGTCCGTCTCCGCCGTTGGTGAGTCCTAGGGTGCGGATACAAAGGAAGAGCGGCtgccggggaggggagggagccccCCAAACCCTGCGACTCTGCAGATTCCTCTCGGAGGGATGGAGCGCCTCTCAGTCGTGAGAGGCCTCTGAAAAGGATCATCTACTGGCGGAGGCCGCGCCTGTCCCTGTTTGCTGAGGCTCATGGGAAATGTAGTCCGAAGGGAGGGGGCGCTGCCTTCGGAGCAGACGTGTGATTGGCCAGGGCGGCGTCGCCAGGGCAACGCGCGAGGGGCTGACCGCTGGGTCCGGGGAGAGGCGGGCGGGACCGCGTGGGACCACTTACCCGAAGTGGCCTCGGGTGGCCGAGGTGAGCTCCGGCCGGCTGGGTGGGCGTGGCCTTTCTACTACCTCCCGACGTGCCCCACCTCCGAGCCTTCTCCCGGGCCCCTCCTCCATTCCGGAGCCCCGTTCCCCTCCTTCGGGAAGACCTGCCCCCCTTCGCTCTGTGGAAGGCGGACTCCAGGAGTCAGGCCTAGTCCAGCCTGTCGGACAGGCCCACCCCCCCCAAGTGGGCGTGTTTCACTCCAGACCCTCTGCAGGGCCGGGACACAGTTGCCGGTCCACCGCTCCATACAACTCGTGATTCCGTTttgctttgcttctgcatttcaCACGCACGGTCCATACCGTGTGAGTCATGCACAGCTCTCCGCGGTCAGCGAGCACGGTGTCTCGGGGTCCACATCAGCCCCTGCCTCGAGCCATGGCGCAGGCCAGCCCCTCGGGGTGCCCCACTTGGGTCAGCGTGTCCCGGAGATGGTGGGGACAGACAGCCTGGCCCCAGTTCTCACCCTGGATCACGGCCCCACCGCCTCCCTGGCTACCCCCTCTCTCCGCCGCGGGGGCACCTGCCGGGGCTCAGCCTGACCCTGGAAGCCTGTGCTAACTCCTCTTGCCTGCGCTGCAGCATCATCTCCCGGCAGTTCCCTGCAGTTTCCTGGAAGCTCCACCGGCAACTTCCCTCCAAGTGTTGGTTCCTTCTGCCCTCAGTTCCAGCTCCTGTGACCCCTCCCTCCATGAAACTTTCCCCAATTCAGCCTCAGGCATCCCCACACCAGGGTCCTCTCTGTCACAGCCTTAGCCCCCTGGGCTGGGCCTCTCTGCACAGTGCCTTACCCTGCCTGTGGCCTTGTGGCTGGCACCCTGACCCCTCCTTTCCTGCAGGTCCCCCTTGGTGGCTCCAAGAAGACTCCCGGCACAACAATGCCATCCCCACTGGGCCCCCCGAGTCTGCCCTCTGTGGACCCCGAGGCCACCCTGGAGGATCCTGAGGCAGCACGCCAGCGCTTCCGGGGCTTCTGCTACCAGGAGGTGGCCGGTCCCCGCGAGGCGCTGGCCCGGCTCCGGGAGCTCTGCCGCCAGTGGCTGCGGCCCGAGGTGCACTCCAAGGAGCAAATGCTGGAGCTGCTGGTGCTGGAGCAGTTCCTGGGCGCGCTGCCCCCCGAGATCCAGGCCTGGGTGCGGGGCCAGCAGCCAGGCAGCCCTGAGGAGGCCGCTGTCCTGGTCGAGGGCCTGCAGCATGACCCTGGGCAGCTGCTGAGCTGGGTGAGTGTGGTGGTGTTGGCTTCTTGGAGGGACAGAGTGAGACTAGAGCCCCGATGACTTGCCTCTCCCCCTCAGATTACAGCACATGTCCTGAAGCAAGCGGTGCTCCCGGCCACACAGAAGGCAGAGGAGTCTGTGGGGAGCTCCCACCCTTCAGGGACAGTGGAGCCCCTAAGGGCAGCCTCTGGGGAGGGGTCCAAGGATGCCCAGATGGAGGGGAACGCCCAGCTCAGCTGCAGTGTGAAGGAGGAGCCTGATGGCTACGGGCAGGAGACGGGTGAGAGCGGGGGTGCGCGAGGGCTGGGGCCTCCTTGAGAGAGTGCGAACGTCCCCAGCTAGTGCGGGGAACCCAGGTGCGGTTGTGCTGGAGCTGGGGGCTCCTGGAGGGAGTGCGGGTGTCCCCACCTGGGAGCGGGACCCGCAGGGACTGCAGACTGCAGAGCGGGGTCCCCGGGAGGCCGGAGGGAAGGGCTGGCTgcctgccttcttgctgtgtgcctggcacacGCAGAGGACTCCTCCCTGATGCCGAGGAGGGCCCAGGCTGCGACACCAACGCCAGCTCCTCGCCTGCTCTGGCTCAGGTGGGAGCCCCTGAACCCTGTCTGCCTTGCTTCCTAGCACCGTCCAGCCCCCCACATCCAGGCCGGTCCCATGAGGGGCCCGCTGAACAACAGGAACCGACCTCCGTGCCCTTCCAACCACCCGGGATTCAGGTGAGCAGCCCCTGGTGGCAGGTGCAGGCCCACAGTGGGAGGAGAGCCCTGCCAGTTGTCCAGGCTCCTTGGCCAGCACCTCTTGTGCTCTCTGCTCCCCCAAAGTGGAGTTGGTATCACGGCACCCCCTGCAGGTCcgggggggcagggggacagaCCAGTGCTTGGAAAGGATTTTGGCCTCAGGTAACTGGGATTCTAGTTTAGAGTGATTGGAAACGGCAGGGGTTGGCTTCTCACTCACAGAGAAGCCAGTCAGGGGCTTGACAGCGCCCAGCAGTCCTGAGCTGGCACCTGGGTAGGGGACAGGATGACCAGGAAAGCCTGAGTGCCACCCAGCAGTCTGGCCTCCCCTGCACACCTGAGATCAGAGTGGAGACACTCTTCCCAGGAAATGCCCGCAGCTCCCCCTCTGCCCGGGCTTTTCTCCAAGGCCAACCAGCCCTCAGCTGCGACCAGCTGGGCATGGAAGCCCCTGCCACCCAGAGGGCTTGGTTCCTGAGTGTGGGCAGCAGGGGTCTTGTCCTCTCCCAGCGACACTTCCTAATCCACGCCACACTGAGAAGTTGCCCAGGACCCAGCCGCAGCCTGAAGGCATGGTTGCTTCAACCTCCGGCACCCAGGGGCCGGCCCAGCCATGTCCTGAGTGGGAGGCTGTGCCTGGCCCTCTGCGGCGCCTGCCTCCCTGCAGCCCGGTCCCCACAGCCAGGGATGCTGAGGCCCGTGGCACTTCCCCAAGGAGGATCTCCATTACTTTTGAAACCAGAGGCCTGGGAGAGGTGCTTGGGGTCCCTGCATTCCCCTGGCTTTTTGCTCTCGGTGCAGCACACACTGTTCAAGGCCCATCCCTGATGGGTCCTCAGCTTCCATCTGTGCGGCCAGAACATGGGGTGGGGCAGCTGAGGGGGCCTGATGCATCCCCCAGGTGA
This region of Balaenoptera acutorostrata chromosome 19, mBalAcu1.1, whole genome shotgun sequence genomic DNA includes:
- the ZNF446 gene encoding zinc finger protein 446 isoform X4: MRRIRRYRPSPPLVPLGGSKKTPGTTMPSPLGPPSLPSVDPEATLEDPEAARQRFRGFCYQEVAGPREALARLRELCRQWLRPEVHSKEQMLELLVLEQFLGALPPEIQAWVRGQQPGSPEEAAVLVEGLQHDPGQLLSWITAHVLKQAVLPATQKAEESVGSSHPSGTVEPLRAASGEGSKDAQMEGNAQLSCSVKEEPDGYGQETAPSSPPHPGRSHEGPAEQQEPTSVPFQPPGIQEEWGLLDPSQKEVYWDAMLQKYGTVVSLAGLPCPLPEARTEPEPEALSTGSEGARSLRPGEWPPALRWRRGRGAGSPGRPAPGGLRAESPGDLALPPPPGGESESSREGRPGCPEAPPPARGKPYTCAQCGRTFDWKSVFVIHRRAHAGGPGAEKQPVGPPRRALPGPRSYACEECGRSFSWKSQLVIHRKGHAGQRRHFCGDCGHSFDWKSQLVIHRKSHRPEAP
- the ZNF446 gene encoding zinc finger protein 446 isoform X7, translated to MRRIRRYRPSPPLVPLGGSKKTPGTTMPSPLGPPSLPSVDPEATLEDPEAARQRFRGFCYQEVAGPREALARLRELCRQWLRPEVHSKEQMLELLVLEQFLGALPPEIQAWVRGQQPGSPEEAAVLVEGLQHDPGQLLSWITAHVLKQAVLPATQKAEESVGSSHPSGTVEPLRAASGEGSKDAQMEGNAQLSCSVKEEPDGYGQETAPSSPPHPGRSHEGPAEQQEPTSVPFQPPGIQEEWGLLDPSQKEVYWDAMLQKYGTVVSLGLPCPLPEARTEPEPEALSTGSEGARSLRPGGESESSREGRPGCPEAPPPARGKPYTCAQCGRTFDWKSVFVIHRRAHAGGPGAEKQPVGPPRRALPGPRSYACEECGRSFSWKSQLVIHRKGHAGQRRHFCGDCGHSFDWKSQLVIHRKSHRPEAP
- the ZNF446 gene encoding zinc finger protein 446 isoform X6 produces the protein MRRIRRYRPSPPLVPLGGSKKTPGTTMPSPLGPPSLPSVDPEATLEDPEAARQRFRGFCYQEVAGPREALARLRELCRQWLRPEVHSKEQMLELLVLEQFLGALPPEIQAWVRGQQPGSPEEAAVLVEGLQHDPGQLLSWITAHVLKQAVLPATQKAEESVGSSHPSGTVEPLRAASGEGSKDAQMEGNAQLSCSVKEEPDGYGQETAPSSPPHPGRSHEGPAEQQEPTSVPFQPPGIQEEWGLLDPSQKEVYWDAMLQKYGTVVSLAGLPCPLPEARTEPEPEALSTGSEGARSLRPGGESESSREGRPGCPEAPPPARGKPYTCAQCGRTFDWKSVFVIHRRAHAGGPGAEKQPVGPPRRALPGPRSYACEECGRSFSWKSQLVIHRKGHAGQRRHFCGDCGHSFDWKSQLVIHRKSHRPEAP
- the ZNF324 gene encoding zinc finger protein 324A isoform X2, whose amino-acid sequence is MAAAQTDPAQGLMAFEDVAVYFSWEEWGLLDAAQRALYRCVMLENFTLLASLGLSVSRPRVVIQLECGEEPWVLNGTDVTLARNAQRRPSPGSPHLAEDRDVSGEAALPGAFQDGPPLAPTRVLPSAGASERGKSLEGRRGVSPSRERKPTGVSVIYWESGEASVSLRLTSSLRAPPGGKALAPGKQPRASERQKLYAREAPGRAFPGAPEAQGARGMGEAWREPQRLLAVPEPPTWAELGEALHAGPGLLSGEKPFECRACSKVFVKSSDLLKHLRTHTGERPYECAQCGKAFSQTSHLTQHQRIHSGETPYTCPACGQAFRHSSSLVRHQRIHTAEKAFRCAECGKAFSHRSNLSQHRKIHAGGRPYACTRCGRSFCRNSHLIQHERTHTGEKPFACALCGAAFSQGSSLFKHRRVHTGEKPFACAQCGRAFSHSSNLRQHRLLHTGERPFRCSDCGKAFAKGAVLLSHRRIHTGEKPFVCAQCGRAFRERPALFHHQRLHTGEKPARRPRAGPLPQARPPSGASSEGTLGREAGPTAASGPATVPKTAEP
- the ZNF324 gene encoding zinc finger protein 324A isoform X3: MAFEDVAVYFSWEEWGLLDAAQRALYRCVMLENFTLLASLGLSVSRPRVVIQLECGEEPWVLNGTDVTLARNAQRRPSPGSPHLAEDRDVSGEAALPGAFQDGPPLAPTRVLPSAGASERGKSLEGRRGVSPSRERKPTGVSVIYWESGEASVSLRLTSSLRAPPGGKALAPGKQPRASERQKLYAREAPGRAFPGAPEAQGARGMGEAWREPQRLLAVPEPPTWAELGEALHAGPGLLSGEKPFECRACSKVFVKSSDLLKHLRTHTGERPYECAQCGKAFSQTSHLTQHQRIHSGETPYTCPACGQAFRHSSSLVRHQRIHTAEKAFRCAECGKAFSHRSNLSQHRKIHAGGRPYACTRCGRSFCRNSHLIQHERTHTGEKPFACALCGAAFSQGSSLFKHRRVHTGEKPFACAQCGRAFSHSSNLRQHRLLHTGERPFRCSDCGKAFAKGAVLLSHRRIHTGEKPFVCAQCGRAFRERPALFHHQRLHTGEKPARRPRAGPLPQARPPSGASSEGTLGREAGPTAASGPATVPKTAEP
- the ZNF324 gene encoding zinc finger protein 324A isoform X1; the protein is MAAAQTDPAQALLSRSVGSARVGSPLLAAKGGLMAFEDVAVYFSWEEWGLLDAAQRALYRCVMLENFTLLASLGLSVSRPRVVIQLECGEEPWVLNGTDVTLARNAQRRPSPGSPHLAEDRDVSGEAALPGAFQDGPPLAPTRVLPSAGASERGKSLEGRRGVSPSRERKPTGVSVIYWESGEASVSLRLTSSLRAPPGGKALAPGKQPRASERQKLYAREAPGRAFPGAPEAQGARGMGEAWREPQRLLAVPEPPTWAELGEALHAGPGLLSGEKPFECRACSKVFVKSSDLLKHLRTHTGERPYECAQCGKAFSQTSHLTQHQRIHSGETPYTCPACGQAFRHSSSLVRHQRIHTAEKAFRCAECGKAFSHRSNLSQHRKIHAGGRPYACTRCGRSFCRNSHLIQHERTHTGEKPFACALCGAAFSQGSSLFKHRRVHTGEKPFACAQCGRAFSHSSNLRQHRLLHTGERPFRCSDCGKAFAKGAVLLSHRRIHTGEKPFVCAQCGRAFRERPALFHHQRLHTGEKPARRPRAGPLPQARPPSGASSEGTLGREAGPTAASGPATVPKTAEP
- the ZNF446 gene encoding zinc finger protein 446 isoform X5, with the protein product MRRIRRYRPSPPLVPLGGSKKTPGTTMPSPLGPPSLPSVDPEATLEDPEAARQRFRGFCYQEVAGPREALARLRELCRQWLRPEVHSKEQMLELLVLEQFLGALPPEIQAWVRGQQPGSPEEAAVLVEGLQHDPGQLLSWITAHVLKQAVLPATQKAEESVGSSHPSGTVEPLRAASGEGSKDAQMEGNAQLSCSVKEEPDGYGQETAPSSPPHPGRSHEGPAEQQEPTSVPFQPPGIQEEWGLLDPSQKEVYWDAMLQKYGTVVSLGLPCPLPEARTEPEPEALSTGSEGARSLRPGEWPPALRWRRGRGAGSPGRPAPGGLRAESPGDLALPPPPGGESESSREGRPGCPEAPPPARGKPYTCAQCGRTFDWKSVFVIHRRAHAGGPGAEKQPVGPPRRALPGPRSYACEECGRSFSWKSQLVIHRKGHAGQRRHFCGDCGHSFDWKSQLVIHRKSHRPEAP